The following proteins come from a genomic window of Lolium rigidum isolate FL_2022 chromosome 5, APGP_CSIRO_Lrig_0.1, whole genome shotgun sequence:
- the LOC124653831 gene encoding uncharacterized protein LOC124653831, which translates to MMVYVRTWMVVVALVCTLALLLHSANAQAAAAPSLSSSPAQKPKCVPGPASPCRVGASLRDPENQEEEGIFNVKARAPSGAGETDSDDDYSDPDQPKDPDQADDDDLVIVGH; encoded by the coding sequence ATGATGGTGTATGTGCGCAcatggatggtggtggtggcgctagtATGCACGCTAGCCCTGCTGCTGCACTCAGCAAACGCGCAGGCGGCCGCCGctccatcgctgtcgtcgtcaccGGCACAGAAGCCCAAGTGCGTGCCCGGGCCTGCGTCGCCGTGCCGTGTGGGTGCGTCCTTGCGTGACCCGGagaaccaggaggaggaggggatatTCAATGTGAAGGCGAGGGCGCCAAGTGGTGCGGGAGAGACAGACAGCGACGATGACTACAGTGACCCCGACCAGCCCAAAGACCCCGACCAGGCTGATGACGACGACCTTGTCATTGTCGGCCACTGA